CGTGGGCGTCCAGCCCGAAGAACGTCGCGAGCGCGGTGTTGAGCTGCGCCCGGCGACGGGTGAAGTCCTCGCACCCGCAGTGCGCGCACCGGAGCTTGCGGTCGGTAGGATCCCTGGCTCAACGTCCCATCAGCCCTCGCCGCGCGCAAGCCGACGTCGTCGCGGCCAGGGCGACGCGCAGGACGATCCGGCTCACGGGCACGCGGCGGCCGGCGCGATCCCGGCGTTGCCGAGCACGGTCACGCCGCTGCCGGAGATCGCCGCCGGACCGCACAGCTCGTTCGAGAGGAACATCGAGTCGCTGCCGGCGGACGTCACCGCGCCGGTGACGTGCGAGAAGCTGACGCCGACCTTGCTCGCCGGCATCGTCAGCGAGCCCGTGATGGCGGCGCCGCGGATGCGGCTGTCGCTGCCCGTGACCGCGACGTCGCCGTCGAGGGTGACGGTCCCGCCGAGCACCCCTTCGCCGAACAGCGTGACGCGACTGCCGGCGAAGTCGAGATCACCCTGGTAGCTGCCGCCGCGGAAGAACACCACGCGATCGCTGACCGCGAGCACCGCGTTGACCTCGGCGTTGGTCATCGTCGGGGTGACCTCGAAGGCTTGGTCGGCCTTGTAGTCGACGTTGACCATCACCTGCGCGCTGCCCGGCTGGGCCGCGATCGCGACCTCGCGCAGCGCCTGGTCGGCGACCATCACCGAGAACGTGCCGCCCTCGATCGCCCCCGACACGGTGATGGTCCGGGCGCCCGCGGTCACCGGCGCCAGCACCGCGATGCCGTCGACGTCGGTGGTCGCGACCACGCCATCATCGGTCGTCAGCGTGACGCCCGCCGCGATGGGCCCGGGAGTCGCGACGGACCTGGTGTTCGCGTCGTTCACGGTCGGGTTGACGACGACGACGATCGCGGTCGTGCCGAACGGGACGTCGGTCGGGGTGCTGGCGTCGGGACTGCCGCTGGTCCCGTCACTGCCACACCCCGCGATGAAGAAGACGCCGAGCCAAGCGCGTGAGATCATCGTCGGACGTACTTCAAGACGTGTGCCAGCAGCGACCCGCGCATTTTCGCGCCCGCGGCGGGACGAGGGCTGATCGCGCGGTCGTGGTTGTACTGTGGGGGCCGGTAGGTAGGTCTGGCGGGCGGGCGGTCAGTGGACGTTGATGTTGACGTTCACGCTGCCGCGCGCGCTCCAGCGCCCCGGCGTGTAGACGCGCTGGCCGCCGCTCGACGACCACCCGCCGCCGACCCACACCTGGCCCGAGCGCTCGGGCTGCCACTGGCCCGGTGACCACACGTAGCCCGAGGGCCCCTGGTTCCAGTAGCCCTCGGTGTAGACGTAGCCGGCGCGCTGTCCGGTCCAGTAGCCGTCGACGTAGGCGTAGCCGCCCTGGGTCTGGCCCCAGTAACCCTGGACGTAGACCTGGCCGGAGCGCTGGGGCTCCCAGGCGCCCGGCATCCAGACGTAGGCGTTGCCGTTCCAGGCGTGGCGCCCCTGGATCCACACGTAGCCGGGGCGGCTCTCGAAGTAGATGTCGACCGGCGCCGGCGGCGGCGTCGACAGGATCACCGCGACGTTGTGGACCGCGATCGCCGTGGCCGCGACCGCGGTCGCGACCTGCGCGGCGGTGGCGACCGCGCGCAGCCCCGGCGAGCTGACGCGGACGTGGCCCGAGCCGCGGACGTAGCAGCCCGAGGCGAGCGCGAGGACGAGGACGAGCGAGGAGGCGGCGCGCATGCGGTGATGGTCGCGCGGACGCCGCGCGGCGGCAAGCGCCCCGACGGTGGCCTCGATCACGCGGTGCGGACCAGCGGCGGTCCGCGGTACAAGGGGCCATGGCCCGCTACGCGATCGGCGACATCCAGGGCTGCATGGCCACGCTCGAGCGCCTGCTCGCGACGATCGCGTTCGCGCCCGCCCGCGACGAGCTGTGGCTGGTCGGCGATCTGGTCAACCGCGGGCCCCGCTCGCTCGACGTGCTGCGCTGGGCCCGCGCGCTCGGTGATCGCGCCACGGTCGTCCTGGGCAACCACGACCTGCACCTCCTGGCCCGGGCCGCCGGCGTCGGCAAGGCCAAGAAGCGCGACACGCTCGACGAGATCCTGGCCGCGCCCGATCGCGACGAGCTGATCGACTGGCTGCGCGCGCGGCCGCTGTGCCACGTCGCCGACGGCTTCGTGATGGTCCACGCCGGCGTCCACCCGAGCTGGTCCCTGGCCCAGGTCCAGGGCTACGCGCGCGAGGTCGAGGCGTGCCTGCGCGGCGCTGACTGGCGCACCTGGATCGCCCAGACCCTGGGGCCGGCCCCGACCTGGCGCCCCGACCGCGCCGGCGCCGAGCGCGTGCGGGCGATCCTCGGCTACCTGGTGCGGGTGCGCATGTGCCGGCCCGACGGCGACGCCCTGCCCGACTTCGACGGCGCGCCCGACGAGGCGCCCCTGGGCGCGGTGCCGTGGTACCGGCTCACGCCGGCCGCGCTGGCGCGCCACACGGCGGTCTTCGGCCACTGGGCCGCCCACGGCGCGATGATCGGCGACGACGTGATCGCGACCGACTCGGCGTGCGTGTGGGGCGGCGCGCTGACGGCGGTGCGCCTCGACGACCGCGCGATGTTCTCGGTGCCCGCGCTCGAGCCCCCGGCCGGGTGAGCGCCGCCGCGCGCGGTCAGTCCTGTTCGCGGTGCCCGCGCTCGAGGCCCCGGCCGGGTGAGCGCCGCCGCCGCGCGCGGTCAGTCCCTGTGCTCGGTGCCCGCGCTCAAGCCCCCGGCCCCGGCCGGGTGAGCGCCGCCGCCGCGCGCGGTCAGTCCTTCTTCTTCCGCTTGCGCGTCGTCAGCGGGATCGGATCGCTGGTGTCGCCCAGCGCCTCGGCCGGGCCGATCTCGATGTCGATGCCCGAGCCGTTGTCGACCGCGCCCGGCGCCAGCGTCGGCGCCGACGCCGGCTTCGCGTAGGTCCAGGTCGGGACGTTCTCGCTGGTCATCAGCGCCGACCGCCGCGGCCCCAGGCGGGCTCGGTGCTCGGCCACGCGCTGGGCCAGGATCGCCTGAGGATCGCCGCCGGGCGGGGCGTAGCGCAGCACCTCGCCCAGCATGAACGCGAAGCTCGCGGCCGAGCCGAACCGATCGGCCGGCTCCTTGGCTAGCGCGCGCTCGATGATCACGATCAGCTCGTCGGGCAGATCGCTGCGGTACGCCGACAGCGGCCGGATGATGCACTGCCGGATCAGCTTGAACACGTCGAGGTCCGAGCGCCCGTCGAACAGGCGCTCGCCGGTCAGCGACTCCCACATCACCGCGCCCATCGCGAACAGATCCGAGGCCGGCGTCGCCTGGCCGCCCATCGCGACCTCGGGCGACAGGTACGACAGCTTGCCCTTGACCGTGCCCGGCGCCGTCAGGCTGACCATGCGGTCGCGGGCGCGGGCCAGGCCGAAGTCGGTGAGCTTCACCGCGCCGTTGCTGCCCAGGAGGATGTTGTGCGGCGAGACGTCGCGGTGGACGATCGGCGCCGGCGTGCCGTCAGGGCGGCGCCGCTCGTGGGCCGCCGCCAGGCCCCGCAGCGTGCCGATCGCCGCCACCACCACCAGCGGCCACGGGGTGCGCCCGCCGGCCTCGCGCTCGGCCTTGACGAAGCCGCCGAGGTCCATCCCCTCGACCCACTCCATGACGATGTAGTACGTGCCCTGGGGATCGACGCAGAAGTCGTAGACCTGGACGATGTTGGGGTGCGCGAGCTCGGAGCCGACCCGCGCCTCCTCGATGAACATCTCGGTGTAGTTCTTGATCGAGCGGAACTCGCTCTTGATCTTCTTGATCGCGACCGT
This genomic window from Myxococcales bacterium contains:
- a CDS encoding YXWGXW repeat-containing protein, encoding MRAASSLVLVLALASGCYVRGSGHVRVSSPGLRAVATAAQVATAVAATAIAVHNVAVILSTPPPAPVDIYFESRPGYVWIQGRHAWNGNAYVWMPGAWEPQRSGQVYVQGYWGQTQGGYAYVDGYWTGQRAGYVYTEGYWNQGPSGYVWSPGQWQPERSGQVWVGGGWSSSGGQRVYTPGRWSARGSVNVNINVH
- a CDS encoding symmetrical bis(5'-nucleosyl)-tetraphosphatase produces the protein MARYAIGDIQGCMATLERLLATIAFAPARDELWLVGDLVNRGPRSLDVLRWARALGDRATVVLGNHDLHLLARAAGVGKAKKRDTLDEILAAPDRDELIDWLRARPLCHVADGFVMVHAGVHPSWSLAQVQGYAREVEACLRGADWRTWIAQTLGPAPTWRPDRAGAERVRAILGYLVRVRMCRPDGDALPDFDGAPDEAPLGAVPWYRLTPAALARHTAVFGHWAAHGAMIGDDVIATDSACVWGGALTAVRLDDRAMFSVPALEPPAG
- a CDS encoding serine/threonine protein kinase produces the protein MTSPVVLDGKYELVEMAGEGGMASVWKAQVKGAAGFSRTVAIKKIKSEFRSIKNYTEMFIEEARVGSELAHPNIVQVYDFCVDPQGTYYIVMEWVEGMDLGGFVKAEREAGGRTPWPLVVVAAIGTLRGLAAAHERRRPDGTPAPIVHRDVSPHNILLGSNGAVKLTDFGLARARDRMVSLTAPGTVKGKLSYLSPEVAMGGQATPASDLFAMGAVMWESLTGERLFDGRSDLDVFKLIRQCIIRPLSAYRSDLPDELIVIIERALAKEPADRFGSAASFAFMLGEVLRYAPPGGDPQAILAQRVAEHRARLGPRRSALMTSENVPTWTYAKPASAPTLAPGAVDNGSGIDIEIGPAEALGDTSDPIPLTTRKRKKKD